Proteins encoded in a region of the Ursus arctos isolate Adak ecotype North America unplaced genomic scaffold, UrsArc2.0 scaffold_2, whole genome shotgun sequence genome:
- the PAQR4 gene encoding progestin and adipoQ receptor family member 4: MAFLAGPRLLDWASSPPHLQFNKFVLTGYRPASSGSGCLRSLFYLHNELGNIYTHGLALLGFLVLLPMTMPWGQLGKDRWLGGTHCVACLAPPAGSVLYHLFMCHQGGSPVYTRLLALDMCGVCLVNTLGALPIIHCTLACRPWLRPAALVGYTVLSGVAGWRALTAPSTSARLRAFGWQAAARLLVFGARGVGLGSGAPGSLPCYLRMDALALLGGLVNVARLPERWGPGRFDYWGNSHQIMHLLSVGSILQLHAGVVPDLLWAAHHACPPD; the protein is encoded by the exons ATGGCATTCCTGGCCGGGCCGCGCCTGCTGGACTGGGCCAGCTCGCCACCGCACCTGCAGTTCAACAAGTTCGTGCTGACGGGCTATCGGCCGGCCAGCAGCGGCTCGGGCTGTCTGCGCAGCCTCTTCTACCTGCACAACGAGCTGGGCAACATCTACACGCACG ggctggcctTGCTGGGCTTCCTGGTGCTGCTGCCGATGACCATGCCCTGGGGTCAGCTGGGCAAGGATCGCTGGCTGGGGGGTACGCACTGTGTGGCCTGCCTGGCGCCCCCCGCAGGCTCCGTGCTCTATCACCTCTTCATGTGCCACCAAGGGGGAAGCCCTGTGTATACTCGACTCCTTGCCCTGGATATGTGTGGGGTCTGCCTTGTCAACACCCTCG GAGCTCTGCCCATCATCCACTGCACCCTGGCCTGTAGGCCCTGGCTGCGTCCGGCTGCCCTGGTGGGCTACACCGTGCTGTCAGGTGTGGCTGGCTGGAGGGCTCTCACTGCTCCCTCCACCAGCGCCCGGCTCCGTGCCTTCGGTTGGCAGGCCGCTGCCCGCCTCCTGGTGTTTGGGGCCCGAGGAGTGGGCCTGGGCTCCGGGGCtccaggctccctgccctgctaCCTGCGCATGGATGCACTGGCACTGCTTGGGGGACTGGTGAACGTGGCCCGCCTGCCGGAGCGCTGGGGACCCGGCCGCTTTGACTACTGGGGCAACTCCCACCAGATCATGCATCTGCTCAGCGTGGGCTCCATCCTCCAGCTGCACGCTGGCGTCGTGCCAGACCTGCTCTGGGCCGCCCACCACGCCTGCCCCCCAGACTGA